From a single Collimonas pratensis genomic region:
- a CDS encoding sensor domain-containing diguanylate cyclase: MNTTTIAIAARQVRTNLKPLPITFLATLFVVLVCVSLLAVEAWRSWNARIVELQETEIATSNLARALSEHADDTIKQADTVLIGVVEHLELDGNSGASLERLHKLLMQHIAELPQLNDLSIYDETGLWLVNARSGPIPIVNNSDRQYFRYHRDHLERGAYIGPPVRSRSTGAWIVTVSRRYNHADGSFAGLALATINIGYFKNFYDSFDIGRAGSIFLSLNDGTMLVRSPMLDNVIGKNLANYPIYRDYASKNAVGTAVMRSGQDGVERLIAYRHLVQYPLFITVARSKEEVLADWRADTYLHVLGALLLTLALGLLGWRLIHQIQLRLAAEAGLLQVQESLRTLNQHLEQLAMQDSLTGLANRRHFDSTLRDEFSRATRNANSLALVMIDVDYFKQYNDIYGHLAGDECLRQISEVVKASKNRPGDLAARYGGEELAVLLPDTNLAGAIAVAEKIRQAIYNLQIEHAFGPVGMITISAGVEAFVPLRDDNIPFELIQAADKAMYAAKAAGRNCVRSSEDLR; the protein is encoded by the coding sequence ATGAACACGACAACCATCGCGATAGCGGCCCGCCAAGTGCGCACCAACCTCAAACCCCTGCCGATCACTTTTCTGGCGACACTGTTCGTGGTGCTGGTATGCGTATCGCTATTGGCAGTGGAAGCCTGGCGCAGCTGGAATGCACGCATCGTCGAGCTGCAGGAAACCGAAATTGCCACCAGCAACCTGGCGCGCGCGCTATCGGAGCATGCAGACGACACCATCAAGCAGGCAGATACGGTGCTGATCGGCGTGGTTGAACACCTTGAACTGGACGGCAACAGCGGCGCCTCGCTGGAGCGCCTGCACAAGCTGCTGATGCAGCATATCGCCGAACTGCCGCAGCTAAACGACCTCTCGATCTACGACGAAACCGGACTCTGGCTGGTCAACGCCCGCAGCGGGCCCATCCCGATCGTCAATAATTCGGACCGCCAGTACTTCCGCTATCATCGCGACCATCTCGAGCGCGGCGCCTATATCGGACCGCCGGTGCGCAGCCGCTCCACAGGTGCATGGATCGTTACTGTCTCGCGCCGCTACAATCACGCCGACGGCAGTTTTGCCGGACTGGCCCTGGCCACCATCAACATCGGCTATTTCAAGAATTTCTACGACAGTTTCGATATCGGCCGCGCCGGCTCGATCTTCCTCAGCCTGAATGACGGCACGATGCTGGTCAGAAGTCCCATGCTGGACAATGTGATCGGCAAGAACCTGGCCAACTATCCGATCTATCGCGATTACGCTTCCAAGAACGCGGTCGGCACCGCCGTCATGCGCTCCGGCCAGGATGGCGTCGAGCGGCTGATTGCCTATCGCCACCTGGTGCAATACCCACTGTTCATCACGGTCGCCCGCTCCAAGGAGGAAGTACTGGCCGACTGGCGCGCCGACACTTACCTGCATGTGCTTGGCGCTCTGCTGCTGACGCTGGCCCTGGGATTGCTAGGTTGGCGCCTGATCCATCAGATCCAGCTGCGCCTGGCGGCGGAGGCTGGCTTGCTGCAAGTCCAGGAATCCTTGCGCACCCTGAACCAGCACTTGGAACAGCTGGCCATGCAAGACAGCCTGACCGGCCTCGCCAACCGGCGCCATTTCGACAGCACCTTGCGCGACGAATTCAGCCGCGCCACGCGCAATGCGAACTCGCTGGCGCTAGTGATGATCGATGTCGACTACTTCAAGCAATACAATGATATCTATGGACATCTGGCCGGCGACGAATGTTTGCGGCAGATCAGTGAAGTCGTGAAAGCCAGCAAGAACCGGCCGGGCGACCTGGCCGCCCGTTACGGCGGCGAAGAACTGGCAGTCCTGCTGCCCGATACCAATCTGGCAGGCGCGATTGCCGTCGCAGAAAAAATCCGTCAGGCGATCTACAACCTGCAGATAGAGCATGCGTTCGGGCCGGTCGGCATGATCACGATCAGCGCCGGCGTGGAAGCTTTCGTTCCACTCAGGGATGACAACATTCCTTTTGAATTGATACAGGCGGCAGACAAGGCAATGTATGCGGCCAAAGCTGCGGGGCGTAACTGCGTGCGCTCCAGCGAGGATCTGCGCTGA
- a CDS encoding GlxA family transcriptional regulator — protein sequence MDIECTKTLEVIDNGSSTRHIGIIVFEGVVLADVVGAADVFGVGDKLISTVFPGTTRYAVSVLSISGGMIMSSASVQIMTSALASFDKHHFDTLLIASGTGNFDAYRDPVLIAWLQHMRGNVRRIAAICTGVFVIGAAGFLNNRRATTHWALLDKLAREFPLIKIEREAQISEDEGIFTSCDVGMATDLALRLLENDLGPAVARRVAQSLVVCQRRRDTPPANQASPASLPVKTSKIQRASLWFVEHLAESISVVDAANFVSMSERNFVRQFKRETGQTPHDFLLNLRLEAVRQQLTETDLPVDKIARRCGLFSGEHVAKLFRKHMWTSPTEYRKGIRPS from the coding sequence ATGGATATCGAGTGCACAAAGACACTTGAGGTGATAGACAATGGCAGCTCAACCAGGCATATAGGGATCATCGTTTTTGAAGGCGTGGTACTGGCTGACGTAGTCGGCGCTGCAGATGTTTTTGGCGTCGGCGACAAACTGATCTCTACGGTATTTCCCGGCACAACACGCTATGCCGTGTCGGTGCTTTCCATTTCTGGCGGCATGATCATGTCGTCCGCTTCGGTGCAGATCATGACGTCTGCATTGGCATCTTTCGACAAGCATCATTTCGATACCCTGCTGATTGCCAGCGGCACCGGCAATTTCGACGCTTACCGCGATCCCGTCCTGATCGCCTGGCTGCAGCACATGCGCGGCAACGTGCGCCGCATTGCTGCGATCTGCACCGGTGTCTTCGTGATCGGCGCCGCCGGTTTTCTCAACAACCGCCGCGCCACCACCCATTGGGCTTTGCTGGATAAACTGGCGCGCGAATTTCCGTTGATCAAAATTGAACGCGAAGCGCAGATCAGCGAGGACGAAGGCATCTTCACCTCCTGCGATGTCGGCATGGCGACCGACCTGGCCTTGCGCCTGCTGGAAAATGACCTCGGCCCGGCAGTTGCGCGGCGGGTGGCCCAAAGCCTGGTAGTCTGCCAGCGCCGCCGCGACACACCGCCCGCCAACCAGGCATCGCCTGCCAGCCTGCCGGTCAAAACCAGCAAGATCCAGCGCGCGTCATTATGGTTTGTGGAGCACCTGGCGGAATCCATCAGCGTGGTCGACGCCGCCAATTTCGTTTCCATGAGCGAACGCAATTTCGTGCGCCAGTTCAAGCGCGAAACCGGACAGACGCCACATGATTTCCTGCTCAACCTGCGGCTCGAGGCAGTGCGCCAGCAACTAACCGAGACCGACCTGCCGGTGGACAAGATAGCCAGGCGCTGCGGCCTGTTCAGCGGCGAGCATGTCGCCAAGCTGTTCCGCAAGCATATGTGGACCTCTCCGACGGAATACCGCAAAGGCATACGGCCAAGCTGA
- a CDS encoding transposase produces the protein MKRSPFSSDQIAAALKQEELGMPLADVIKQAGITERTFLNWKRQYGGLPDYPQDLKCLQEENAKLKQIVAELTLENSRLQDALEEKRSKHEHYSSSN, from the coding sequence ATGAAGCGTTCGCCATTCTCCAGCGACCAGATCGCTGCGGCCCTGAAGCAGGAAGAACTGGGCATGCCGTTGGCCGATGTGATCAAGCAGGCCGGGATCACCGAGCGCACCTTCCTCAACTGGAAGCGGCAATATGGAGGCCTGCCCGACTATCCGCAAGACTTGAAATGCTTGCAGGAAGAAAATGCCAAGCTGAAGCAGATTGTGGCTGAACTGACGCTGGAAAACTCTCGTTTGCAAGACGCGCTGGAAGAAAAGAGGAGCAAGCACGAGCACTACAGTTCATCGAATTGA